The sequence CTTTTAGGGCTTTTACTGGCTCCGTTGTATGTAGGGTTGATCTTTATGGTGAATAAATACAACACGAAAAACCCGATTGAATTTTCTGATCTGTTTATTGGATATCGTCAGAATTTTGTTAATATTTTGATTTATAGTATTATTTCAGGGATTATTACTTCTGTAGCAGCATTTTTCTGTGTAATTCCGGTATTTTTTGTGTATCCTTTACTGATGTTGGGCTACCCGATCTTACTTTTCGAAAATGCGACGGCCATGGATGCTTTAGGAAAAACTTTTAATATTGCTAAAGAAAATTACGGAACATTTTTAGGAACGACAGTTTTAGGAATTTTAATTTCTTTTGCGGGAGTTATCCTGTGCGGATTTGGGATCATTCTTACGGCTCCGTTTATCATGGTCGTGATGTATTCTCTATATTGTGCCTTCCTGGGAAAACCAAGACAAATAACGTTTAACAAATAATGAATAAAGATCAGCAAATAAGCAGTGTTAAAATAAAGCAGGTATTTTTACTTGTTATTATCCTGGTGTTGACGGGCTTAATCTGTTTTAATCTTGCACTTTTTATACCATCCGTTTTAGGAGCAATCACAATCTATGTCGTTTGCCGGAAGTATAATTTTTATCTGCAGGAAGAAAAGAAATGGAAACCATGGGCTTCGTCACTCTTATTAATGCTTGCGAGTTTGATTATCATTATTCTTCCGATTTATTTTATCGGAGATCTTTTAATTGAAAAACTGGGAAACGCACAGGTTTATATGACCAAATTCAATGTGTTTCTGGAAAAAATACATTCTTATATTTATTCTAAAACAGGGTTTGATATTTTGAGTCAGGAAAACATGACCAAGTTAAAGAATTCTGTAGGACAGGTCTCAACAAAGGCACTTAGCAGTACTTTTAATACACTTACTGTAATTATTTCCATGTATTTTATTCTCTATTTTATGCTGGAAAAGCCACGATTTTTTGAAAGAATCTTGGTATCCTCCGCGCCTTTAAAAAGAGCCAATGTTTCTTTGATCGGAGAGAAAATGAGAAAATTAATAATGGCCAATGCGATCGGAATTCCCGTTGTCGCTTTGGGACAAGGTCTTGTCGCTTTGATAGGATATTTTATTTTTGGCGCACCAAGCCCGGTTCTACTGTTTGCGTTAACGGCGGCCGCATCTATGATTCCTGTCGTAGGATCAGCGCTTGTGTATGCTCCTGTTTGCATTTATATGATTGCGGAAGGTGATACAGGACATGGTCTCGGACTGGCGGCTTATTGTATATTTGTAGTGGGATTAACGGATAATCTTCTACGTTTTACCCTTCTTAAAAAACTGGAAGACGTACATCCTTTAAATACTGTTTTCGGGATTATTATGGGAATGAATTTATTCGGCTTTATGGGGCTTATTTTTGGTCCGATTCTGATTTCTCTTACACTTCTTTTGATTCAGGTCTACAGAAATGAATTTGCCGATGATGATACTCCACCCGAACTGAAATTACCGGACAGTGATGGTGATTTGGAACAAAAAATTGATTTAATAGTATAAAATGGAAGACGGAATAAACCCAGAAATATTAAAAGAAATCTGTGTTGTAAAAATGCCTTTCGGGAAGTATGAAGGGACTGTACTGGCAGATCTTCCGATAAGTTACCTGGAATGGTTTTACCGAAAAGGGATGCCAAAAGGGAAATTGGGAATGCAGTTATCAACGATTTACGAAATAAAATTAAATGGATTGATGGATCTGCTAATTCCGATTCGGGGAGGGGTCGTAAATTATGAAAAGCCCAAAACAAAGATTTACAAATTTTAGTATAACATTTCGGCGGCCTTGTCAAAGACAAGGCCGCCGAAATTATTTTAATCTTTAATTTTAAATAAAAAAACTAACCAACTCAAAATTTTAACCATGAAAAACTTAATGATTCCAAGGCTTTACTGTCCTTTTGATTCTGAAATCAATCCACATGTGGAAGCTTTAAAAAAAAGTTCGGATCAATGGGTAATTAATTTTGAACTTTTCTCTAAAGAAGGCATAGTGAAATACCATAGTGATAATTATAGTTATTTTACGGCAAGATTTTACCCCAGAACAGATTATCATCGGTTATCGGTAGCGAATGATTTAATTACTCTTTTATTTATGGTTGATGATCTTATTGATAGTCCTTTTATTCAATCGAGGTTGGAGAAAGAGACCGCTTTAAGGAAATTTATTGAAAGGTTTTTAGTAATTATTAAACAGAAAGAAGAGCCAGGTTTCATAGATGAAAACCCGATTTTTTCAGCTTTAAAAGATGTTTGGACACGGCTTACAGCAATAGCGGATGCGGCATGGCTGGCTTCATTTGTTAAAGAAATCGAACGTGTCTTTGCTGCAGCTGTTCTGGAGTATCAAAATTCGGAAAGCAAAAAATTGCCAACAACAGAAACTTATCTGGAAAAAAGAAGATATATGGGAGCCGCCAATATCACACTTTCTCTCATTCAGCCAATTGAAAAGGTTTATTTACCTGACTTTGTTACATTGAATGACAAGGTTCAGGAGCTTGAGAAAGCTGCATGTAACGCTATTTGTATTTCGAACGACCTTTTTTCGTTAAGTAAAGAACAAATGTTGGGTGATGAACATAATCTTCCTTCAATAATAAAAAACGAAAAAAATATTACTTTGGAAGAAGCTATTTTGCTTACAGCTGAAATTCATGATGCAGAAGTGAAAAAGTTTATAGCACTATCCGACGAACTTCCATTTTTCGATGAGGAAATCAATAGTAAATTAAAATATTATGTCAATATTTTAGAGCTTCAAATGGCAGGAAACTTTGTCTGGAGCGAATTTGAAACTGAACGTTATCTATTTGTTTATAGTGATGATTATAAAAGAATTAAAATAGAAAATTAAAGCAAATAAAAATTGCAATCTATTTTAGGTAGACTGCAATTGTATTTTTAGAATTTTCTATGCATCAAGCTTTTCTGGAATACCATTCCAAAGCATTTTGATAAAAAATATGATCTAATTCATTGGTAGAGAAATTGTCGGTAATTAGCTGCACATCCTTTTCTGAGAAAGGAATTTTCGCGCGTGTTGATGGTAAATCCGTCCCGAACATCAATGCTTTCGGATTGATCTCATAAATCTTTTTCATCACAGGAATCGGATTAAAATCAATTCTTCCAAATCCGGTTGCCTTTACCTTTATCCCTTTTTCTACCCAGAAATATAGGTCTTCAAGCCCGTTCTCCGAGAGGCCTAGATGATCAATCGAAAATTTAGGAATATTCTGTAAAACAGATTTTAAGTCTTTTAAATCGTTACTGTCAATATACAGCTCGGTATGCCATCCAAATTTATCAAAAAGAATGTTGGAAAGCTTTTCTATATGCTCTATTTTTTCAGAGCCGCCTCTTTTAACATTAAAAC is a genomic window of Chryseobacterium wanjuense containing:
- a CDS encoding beta-carotene 15,15'-monooxygenase, whose protein sequence is MSEFNEFDQQGSVPERNTGSIISHAFEMYKGVFLYAFVAMIIYLIGGFVIQALTGFNSAGFADDIKSNGGDFSDFNIWAAPGFTSYISLSWLLGLLLAPLYVGLIFMVNKYNTKNPIEFSDLFIGYRQNFVNILIYSIISGIITSVAAFFCVIPVFFVYPLLMLGYPILLFENATAMDALGKTFNIAKENYGTFLGTTVLGILISFAGVILCGFGIILTAPFIMVVMYSLYCAFLGKPRQITFNK
- a CDS encoding AI-2E family transporter, with amino-acid sequence MNKDQQISSVKIKQVFLLVIILVLTGLICFNLALFIPSVLGAITIYVVCRKYNFYLQEEKKWKPWASSLLLMLASLIIIILPIYFIGDLLIEKLGNAQVYMTKFNVFLEKIHSYIYSKTGFDILSQENMTKLKNSVGQVSTKALSSTFNTLTVIISMYFILYFMLEKPRFFERILVSSAPLKRANVSLIGEKMRKLIMANAIGIPVVALGQGLVALIGYFIFGAPSPVLLFALTAAASMIPVVGSALVYAPVCIYMIAEGDTGHGLGLAAYCIFVVGLTDNLLRFTLLKKLEDVHPLNTVFGIIMGMNLFGFMGLIFGPILISLTLLLIQVYRNEFADDDTPPELKLPDSDGDLEQKIDLIV
- a CDS encoding DUF3820 family protein; translated protein: MNPEILKEICVVKMPFGKYEGTVLADLPISYLEWFYRKGMPKGKLGMQLSTIYEIKLNGLMDLLIPIRGGVVNYEKPKTKIYKF
- a CDS encoding terpene synthase family protein — translated: MKNLMIPRLYCPFDSEINPHVEALKKSSDQWVINFELFSKEGIVKYHSDNYSYFTARFYPRTDYHRLSVANDLITLLFMVDDLIDSPFIQSRLEKETALRKFIERFLVIIKQKEEPGFIDENPIFSALKDVWTRLTAIADAAWLASFVKEIERVFAAAVLEYQNSESKKLPTTETYLEKRRYMGAANITLSLIQPIEKVYLPDFVTLNDKVQELEKAACNAICISNDLFSLSKEQMLGDEHNLPSIIKNEKNITLEEAILLTAEIHDAEVKKFIALSDELPFFDEEINSKLKYYVNILELQMAGNFVWSEFETERYLFVYSDDYKRIKIEN
- a CDS encoding amidohydrolase family protein; the protein is MKIFDSHFHIINPKFPLVENNGYLPPEFTVEDYINTTKKYNIQGGAVVSGSFQAFDQEYLMDALKTLGNNFFGVANIPASITDKELEVLNDANVVAVRFNVKRGGSEKIEHIEKLSNILFDKFGWHTELYIDSNDLKDLKSVLQNIPKFSIDHLGLSENGLEDLYFWVEKGIKVKATGFGRIDFNPIPVMKKIYEINPKALMFGTDLPSTRAKIPFSEKDVQLITDNFSTNELDHIFYQNALEWYSRKA